The Spirochaetia bacterium 38H-sp genome contains the following window.
CAGTATTCTGTTCTTAAGGTAGAAAAAATAGAGGCATAATTTATGATTTTTGTGAGACTCTATCTTCAAGATGGATTGATAAAACGGATAGAGTCCGCGGGTCATGCCTCTGCATCAGAGGGTGTGAGCATACCTTGTGCAGGAGTAAGCCTTGTATTGAGAACCGCAGGACGCTTGATTAATAAAGTTCCTGCGGCTAAGCTGGATGTAAGAGCAAATAAAGAGGGGGAGTTTTTTCTGGATGTTTTATCACCAGAGAGGCTTTCTCGTGATTGGTACTCAGGTGTTTCTTCTTATATCCTGCAGGCTCTGGAAGATCTTGTGAGAGATTTCCCAGACCAGATAAAACTAAGTGTTGAGGAGTTGTGATATGGCACATAAGAAAGGTGGCGGTAGCTCTAAAAACGGAAGAGACTCTAAGTCAAAAAGACTTGGGGTAAAGCGTTTTGGCGGTCAGATGGTTAAGGCCGGTGAGATAATCGTGAGACAGAGAGGAACTAAGTTTCATCCC
Protein-coding sequences here:
- the rpmA gene encoding 50S ribosomal protein L27, producing MAHKKGGGSSKNGRDSKSKRLGVKRFGGQMVKAGEIIVRQRGTKFHPGNNVGLGKDFTIFAKTEGVVKFRLRRGKKLIDIVPVEA
- a CDS encoding ribosomal-processing cysteine protease Prp; the encoded protein is MIFVRLYLQDGLIKRIESAGHASASEGVSIPCAGVSLVLRTAGRLINKVPAAKLDVRANKEGEFFLDVLSPERLSRDWYSGVSSYILQALEDLVRDFPDQIKLSVEEL